CTCCAAACCTCTTTCAGAACCAGGGAGGGGGTCATTCCTGCAGTCAACCGGGTTTCTTTTGAAATAGGGAGAGGTGAAACACTTTGTATTGTCGGTGAATCGGGTTCAGGCAAAAGTGTAACCTCACTGTCGATTATCGGGCTTCTTGATTCACCAAGCAAAGTGGTTACCGGTGAAATCAAGTTAAAAGGGCGCAATCTCCTTACCTTGAGCAAAAGGGAAATGAGGAAAATTCGTGGCAGCGAAATTTCCATGATCTTTCAGGAACCGATGACTTCGCTCAATCCTGTATTTACGATTGGCAGCCAAATTGCAGAGTCACTCCGGACGCATACGGGGTTGAAGCGAAGCGAGGCCAAGGCTAGGAGCATCGAATTATTAAAAATTGTTGGCATTGCACACCCGGAAAAGGCATATCACTATTTTCCCCATCAGCTATCCGGAGGAATGAGGCAGCGAGTGATGATCGCATCCGCATTATCCTGTAATCCAAGTCTGCTCATCGCAGATGAACCTACAACAGCTTTGGATGTTACCGTTCAGGCTCAGATTCTTGAAGTGATCAAAGACCTGAGCAACAAGCTGAATACGGGTGTGATCCTCATAACGCATGATCTTGGGATCGTTGCTGAAATGGCGGATCGGGTCATCGTAATGTATGCAGGGGAAATTGTAGAAGAGGCACGGGTTGAGGATCTGTTCGATCGTCCGCTTCATCCTTATACTTCCGGCCTGTTAAAGTCGCTGCCCCAGATTCATATCGATCAGGAAGAGCTCTTTTCCATCAAGGGCACGGTTCCAAACCTGCAGGAGCTTCCCCCCGGATGCGCCTTTCAGTCTAGATGCTCGTTCGCAACAAGCAGGTGCGGAACAGAGAAACCGGAACTTGAGTGGATTGAGGCAGGTCATAAGGCGAGATGCTTTTATCCGCTGACTCAGGGAGGGATAAGGTGAAAAGTGCATTGCTCGAAAATCATAAAGAACCATTATTGAAGGTACAGGGACTGAAAAAATATTATCCCTACAGAACGGGATGGATGGGTGCAAAGAAGGGGCACATTCAGGCCGTTGACGACCTCAGCTTCGTTGTGCACAAGGGAGAAACGCTTGGCATTGTAGGAGAATCGGGTTGTGGCAAATCGACGTTGGGGCAGCTGATACTTCAATTAGAGGAGCCGACGGAAGGAGAAGTATGGTTTGCGGACCAAAGGCTAACGGGCATGAGCGAGAAGAAGCTTGGCAGCATACGTTCAGACTTGCAATTAATTTTTCAGGACCCCTATTCTTCATTGAATCCAAGGCTTAAGGTCAGGGATATTATTGCAGAGCCGTTTCGTATCCATGGTCTGCCAAAGGGAGAGTCTTTAGGAATCAGAGTTGCGGAATTGATGGAAACGGTTGGTCTGGCTAAGCATCACTTGGATCGGTATCCACATGAATTCAGCGGTGGACAACGGCAACGAATCAGCATTGCCAGAGCGCTGGCATTAAGACCCAAGCTCATCGTATGCGATGAAGCTGTATCAGCACTGGATGCATCGATTCAGGCACAGATCCTTAACTTGCTCAGGCAGCTTCGGAGAGAGCAAGGGATCACATTTATTTTTATTGCTCACGGTTTAGCCTCCGTCAAATTTGTCAGCGATAAAATCGCAGTCATGTATCTTGGCAAAATTGTAGAGATGGCTGACAAAAATGATTTGTTCAGCCACCCAAGGCATCCATACACCCAATCCCTGCTGTCAGCGATACCTGTATCGCATCCAAGGGATAAAAAGCAGCGAATCGTGCTGCAGGGGGATGTCCCAAGCCCATCGAACCCACCCCGAGGCTGCAGATTTCATACAAGATGTCCGATAGCGCAGGAAATTTGCCGGAATCAGTCCCCTGAACTCAGTGAACTCACAGCAGGTCACATGGTATCGTGTCACTTTCCTTTATAAACATTATATGAAAGCTGAGGTGAGGCAAACCAATGAACAGGAACCGCCAGATGATATTGAATTTTTTCATGAATAGCACAGGCTTTCACGAAACGGCTTGGAGATTGCCTTCGGCTGAGCCAGAAGGCGTCACTTCATTTTCGCTGTACAAAAAAATGGCCCTGATCGCTGAGCAGGCCAAATTCCACACCGTATTTTTGGCCGACGCCTACGAACTTGGAGAGAATATGAAACATCAGGCACTTAGTCGTCTGGAACCGTATACCCTTTTATCCGCATTGGCAGGGGTTACTGAACGAATCGGTCTTGTAGCAACGGTATCCACTTCTTATACAGAGCCTTATCACACGGCCAGACTGTTCGCTTCCCTGGACCATCTAAGCGGCGGCCGGGCGGGCTGGAATATCGTGACAACGGGGATTGGGAACACACATCTTAATTTTGGCCGTAAAGAAAATTATGAGCACAACGAGCGTTACCAGCGTGCCTTGGAGTTTGTTCAGTTAACCACCAAACTATGGGACAGCTGGGAAGACGATGCGCTCAAGTTTGACAAGGCTCGGGGCTTGTATGCGGATGTGGAGCGTATTCATGCGGTGAGGCATCAAAGTGAAATTTTCTCGGTGGAAGGTCCCTTGAATCTGCCGCGTCCACCGCAGGGATACCCGGTTTTGGCCCAGGCAGGTTCTTCGGAGGATGGCAAGGAGCTGGCGGCGCGTATCGGAGAATTGATATACACAGCCCAGCAGACATTGGCAGACGCCCAGGCATTTTATGCCGACGTCAAGTCACGGGTAGAAAAATACGGACGCCATCCGGATGATGTAAAGATCGTTCCGGGATTTAGCGTAGTCGTGGGCGCAACCGAATCGGAAGCAAAAGAAAAAGAGGCCGAGCTGCGGGAGTCCATTATTCCTGAACTGGGATTGTACCGGCTCTCCAAGCGGCTGAAGGTGGATCTGTCTTCTTATCCGCTTGACGGGCCTGTGCCTGAGCTTCCCGATCCTGCAACCATTAATGAAAACCGTAGCCGGTTTGAGTTGATGAAAAATATGATCGAATCCGAAAACCTTACTATCCGTCAGCTGATCGAAAGGGTGTCTGGAGGCAATGGGCACCGCACTTTTGCCGGTACGGCTGAGCAGGTGGCAGACGAAATGGAAGAGTGGTTCACTAACGGGGCATGTGATGGCTTTGTCATCCGGCCGCAGGCACTCCCTTCAGGCCTTGAGGATTTTGCCAGATTGGTAATTCCTGAGCTGCAGCGCAGAGGATTGTTTCACACGGAGTATCGCGGAAATACGCTTCGAGAGAATCTCGGACTTGCCCGTCCGGCCAATTCGTTTTCGGTTCGAAGTAAGCGGGATAAGGGGGTGCAGTTGATATGAGCAGGGGAAGAAAACTGAAGCTGGGGTTATTCGTGCAAGGTGCGGGCCATCATGTGGCGGGCTGGCGTCACCCTAAGGCGCAATCCGGAAGCGAAAATTTTGATTTGATCAAGCAGGTTGCGCAAAAGGCGGAGCAGGCAAAGCTGGATATGATCTTTTTCGCGGATGGACTTACGACTTCCGCAAGCAGTCCGGCCTCCGTTGTGACGCGTTTTGAGCCGATTACACTATTGGCGGCGCTGTCTACGGTAACCCAGCAGATTGGTTTGGCCGTTACGGCTTCCACGACGTATTACGATCCGTTCAATCTCGCCCGCCTTATCGCGTCGGTGGACAAGCTGAGCGGGGGCCGGGTAGCGTGGAATGTAGTGACTACGTCTACCCCGGAAGCAGCCCAAAATTTCTCTAACACAGCGCATCTGGAGCACCACTTGCGTTATGATCGTGCGGCTGAATTCGTCGAGGTCGTTAAGGGACTTTGGGACAGTTGGGAACAGGACCCTTACATTGTAAACAAGGAGACAGGTGAGTATATCGACCAAAGCAAAGTGCACGAGTTGAATCATACAGGCAAGTATTTTGCTGTTAAAGGTCCATTAAGTGTGACCCAGAGTCGGCAAGGTCATCCCGTCATCATTCAGGCGGGGTCATCGGGACCAGGGCAAGAGCTGGCTGCGCGGATTGGAGAAGTAGTGTTTACAGCGCAACAGTCGTATGCAGATGCCCAAGCATTTTACGCTAGCCTTAAGGGAGGTCTTCGGAAGTATGGCCGCTCTCCGGAACACCTGCATATTCTTCCCGGTTTGTTCCCCGTCATCGGCAACACGGAAAAGGAAGCCAAGGAAAAGTATGAGGAACTTCAGCATTTCATCGATGATTCCCGAGCCTATGCGACGTTGGAGGAACGTTTCCAATATGATCTTAGCAGTTACTCCCTTGATGATCCAATACCGGA
The window above is part of the Paenibacillus sp. 1781tsa1 genome. Proteins encoded here:
- a CDS encoding ABC transporter ATP-binding protein; the protein is MPEMLLKVKDLQTSFRTREGVIPAVNRVSFEIGRGETLCIVGESGSGKSVTSLSIIGLLDSPSKVVTGEIKLKGRNLLTLSKREMRKIRGSEISMIFQEPMTSLNPVFTIGSQIAESLRTHTGLKRSEAKARSIELLKIVGIAHPEKAYHYFPHQLSGGMRQRVMIASALSCNPSLLIADEPTTALDVTVQAQILEVIKDLSNKLNTGVILITHDLGIVAEMADRVIVMYAGEIVEEARVEDLFDRPLHPYTSGLLKSLPQIHIDQEELFSIKGTVPNLQELPPGCAFQSRCSFATSRCGTEKPELEWIEAGHKARCFYPLTQGGIR
- a CDS encoding ABC transporter ATP-binding protein, with the translated sequence MKSALLENHKEPLLKVQGLKKYYPYRTGWMGAKKGHIQAVDDLSFVVHKGETLGIVGESGCGKSTLGQLILQLEEPTEGEVWFADQRLTGMSEKKLGSIRSDLQLIFQDPYSSLNPRLKVRDIIAEPFRIHGLPKGESLGIRVAELMETVGLAKHHLDRYPHEFSGGQRQRISIARALALRPKLIVCDEAVSALDASIQAQILNLLRQLRREQGITFIFIAHGLASVKFVSDKIAVMYLGKIVEMADKNDLFSHPRHPYTQSLLSAIPVSHPRDKKQRIVLQGDVPSPSNPPRGCRFHTRCPIAQEICRNQSPELSELTAGHMVSCHFPL
- a CDS encoding LLM class flavin-dependent oxidoreductase yields the protein MNRNRQMILNFFMNSTGFHETAWRLPSAEPEGVTSFSLYKKMALIAEQAKFHTVFLADAYELGENMKHQALSRLEPYTLLSALAGVTERIGLVATVSTSYTEPYHTARLFASLDHLSGGRAGWNIVTTGIGNTHLNFGRKENYEHNERYQRALEFVQLTTKLWDSWEDDALKFDKARGLYADVERIHAVRHQSEIFSVEGPLNLPRPPQGYPVLAQAGSSEDGKELAARIGELIYTAQQTLADAQAFYADVKSRVEKYGRHPDDVKIVPGFSVVVGATESEAKEKEAELRESIIPELGLYRLSKRLKVDLSSYPLDGPVPELPDPATINENRSRFELMKNMIESENLTIRQLIERVSGGNGHRTFAGTAEQVADEMEEWFTNGACDGFVIRPQALPSGLEDFARLVIPELQRRGLFHTEYRGNTLRENLGLARPANSFSVRSKRDKGVQLI
- a CDS encoding LLM class flavin-dependent oxidoreductase, with product MSRGRKLKLGLFVQGAGHHVAGWRHPKAQSGSENFDLIKQVAQKAEQAKLDMIFFADGLTTSASSPASVVTRFEPITLLAALSTVTQQIGLAVTASTTYYDPFNLARLIASVDKLSGGRVAWNVVTTSTPEAAQNFSNTAHLEHHLRYDRAAEFVEVVKGLWDSWEQDPYIVNKETGEYIDQSKVHELNHTGKYFAVKGPLSVTQSRQGHPVIIQAGSSGPGQELAARIGEVVFTAQQSYADAQAFYASLKGGLRKYGRSPEHLHILPGLFPVIGNTEKEAKEKYEELQHFIDDSRAYATLEERFQYDLSSYSLDDPIPDIPESDGRKSRPQLLMKLAREKGLTLRQLYREVAGARGHRIVVGTANQLADHIQKWFEGYAADGFNIMPPFLPDGFDDFVQGVIPELQNRGLFRTEYEGSTLREHLGLPVPQNRHSIVPTP